From Clostridium sp. SY8519:
AATAATCTGCTTGATTTCGTAAGGCGGGATACCGGCTCCGATGGCGCCGTAGGCTGCCAGTGTGGATGAGGATGTCACCATGGGATAGATGCCGTGATCCGGATCTTTCATCGTGCCCAGCTGGCCTTCCAGAAGAATCTCTTTTCCTTCTTTTCTGGCCTGTGCAAGATAAGAAGACACATCGCAGACATAGGGCGCGATCATCTCACGGTATTTTTTACAGGTTTCCACGATGCCGTCCACGGTCAGCAGCGGTTTGTGGTACAGATGCTCCAGGAGGACATTCTTTCTGTCACATACGGTCTGCGCCTTTTCCCGGATCAGATCGTCATCAAACAGTTCGCATACCTGGAATCCGATTTTCGCGTATTTATCGGAATAAAACGGGGCAATTCCGGACTTTGTGGATCCGAAGGACTTGCCGCCCAGACGTTCCTCTTCATACTGATCAAACAGGACATGATAGGGCATTACCACCTGTGCCCGGTCAGAAACCAGGATTCTCGGTTTCGGCACACCGCGGCTGACGATATCATCCAGTTCTCCGATCAGTTTTTCAATATCCAGCGCTACACCATTGCCGATGATGCTGGTTGTGTGAGAATAAAAACACCCGGAAGGAAGTGTATGCAGGGCAAATTTACCGTATTCGTTGACAATTGTATGTCCCGCATTGGCACCGCCCTGAAAACGGATAATAATATCCGCTTTTTCCGCAAGCATGTCTGTGATCTTGCCTTTTCCTTCGTCTCCCCAGTTCGCGCCTACCACTGCTTTAACCATTAAAAAGTTCCTCCTTTTTGCTTCTCGAGCTTCGTGTGATTACACTGCTGTCTGTAAATAACAACCTTTTCTTCTCACGTTTTCCCGCGGCGGAAAAGATCTGTGTCTGTACTGCCGGCCGTCATGATTTGCTTCCGGTTTACGCCGAATGCCTTATTCTGCCAGCAGTTCCTTGTCTTCAAGAACCGACAGATGAAAAAACGTGAATGTGGCAAAGGCTATGATTTTGTCATTTTCATTGGTAAGTACCACTTCATATACACCGGTTTTTTTCCCGCTTTTGATTTCCCGGGCTTCTCCGATTAACTTGCGGCAGTTCATGGCCGGATTCAGATAGTTGATGGTTCCGGACAATGTGGTCACCCGATAGCCCCGTGTCGTGGCAGCCGTGCCTGCAATGGTATCGCACATGGAAAACAGTACGCCCCCATGGGTGGAACCGATGGGATTTCCGTGGCGGGAGGGATCCAGCTCCAGCTCACCCCTGGCATACCCTTCGGATGCCTTCGTAAGCTTCATCCCCACCAGACGGATAAAGGCGTTGTTTTCTACACGCTCCTTCATTAATTTGTCAAAATTCAATTTGATTACCTGTTTCCTTTATTACTTCTGTCCTGCGGCTTCCCGGGCGGCTTTCATCTCTTCTTCCGCTTTTTTCATGTTTTCCGCGGCTTTTTCCACACGCTTTTCCGCGCGCTCTACCCGTTTGGCTGCTTTTTCTTTTTCTTCGGTTTCTTTTTTGTCTGCTTTGTCCAGTTTTTTCTGTGTTCTGGAATCCAGCGGAATTGCCTTCGTGGCCGTAACCGCCAGTGAGCCGGGTCCGATATGGCAGGAAATGCTTAAAGACAGCGGCTGCATGACAATCTCATGATTGGGGAATACCTGCTGTACTTCTTCCTTGAACTTCAGCGCCGCATCCAGATCATGGGTATAGGACATGGAAATATGGATGCCTGTCCCGTCTGCCGAGCCGAATCGGTCTCTGCAGTCGTCCTGGATCTGACGGATCATAATGCTTTTCGCCTGTTTCACCGTTCTGGCCTTGGCGAAAGCGTCCAGCTTCTCTCCCTGAATCTGCAGGACCGGTTTCAGCCGGAGCAGAGTCCCCAGCGCAGCTGCCGCCGGCGTAATGCGGCCGCCCTTCTTCAGGTACTGCAGCGTATCTAACATAATATAGATACTGGATTCCATCTTGTTTTCCATCAGGGCGTCATAGATTTCCTGCCCGCTTTTGCCTGCTTTCGCAAGCATCAGGGCATCCAGAACCGACTGGCGCTGGGTCACGGAAATCCGCTGATTGTCCACCACAAACACCTTTCCGTCATAGTCCTGTGCCAGCATAGTTGCCGTCGAGCAGGTACTGGACAGCCCGGAAGACATGGGAATGCAGATCACCTCATCGTGGGTCTCCAGCAGTTTGTCCCAGGTATCCGTAAAGTCTGCGGGCGATGGTGCGGATGTATGAATGTCCGCGCCTTCGGTGAGCCGTTCATAGAATTGCTCCTGTGTCAGCGTAATATCCTCCAGGAAAAGCTCCCCGTTAATAAAAAAGGGCATAGGCATCACCGTAACGCCAAGTCTGCCGGCTTCTGCCTGTGTAATGCCGCTGTTGCTGTCTGTCAAAATCGCTATTTTACTCAAAAAACCACCTGTTTCCTTCGTAAGTGTGCGAAGCAGTTTCGCATCAATTCCTTCTGTGTATCCCTGTCTGCAGGCATACACAAAAGATACTAACATAAATATTTGTAAGATACAAGCCAGACTTCACCCTTCCGCACGCCCTTCCCGGCACAGGAAAACCCCGGATCTGTCCCCTGAGGATGCAATCCTCAAAGGGCAGATTCGGGGTTTTTCGTATCTCATTCAGCGGACAGCGGATGCATTACATCATTCCCATGCCGCCTGCGCCTGCACCGCCGGCCGGCATAGCCGGAGCCGGTTCCGGAATGTTTGCTACGACAGACTCTGTCGTCAGAAGCGTGGATGCTACGCTTGTAGCATTCTGCAGAGCTGTTCTTGTTACCTTAACCGGATCCAGAATACCTGCTTCGATCATGTCCACGTATTCTTCCGCAGCTGCGTCGAATCCGATTCCCGGTTTGGATTCTTTTACTTTGTTAATAATTACAGCGCCTTCCAGGCCTGCATTTGCCGCAATGTAGTACAGCGGAGCTTCCAGCGCCTTGCATACTACTTTCGCGCCGGTCTTCTCATCACCTTCCAGTGTGTCTACCAGTTCCGCAACTTTCTTGCTTGCATGAATGTAGGCAGATCCGCCGCCGGCGATAATGCCTTCTTCTACCGCTGCTCTTGTGGCTGCCAGAGCATCTTCCATCCGGTATTTGCTCTCTTTCATCTCTGCCTCAGTTGCTGCGCCCACACGGATGACTGCTACGCCGCCGGCCAGTTTTGCCAGACGCTCCTGCAGTTTTTCCTTATCGAAATCAGAGGTGGTCTCTTCCAGCTCGCCGCGGATCTGGGCGATTCTTGCCTGAATGGCATCTTTGTCGCCTGCGCCGTCAACAATGACAGTTTCTTCTTTTTTCACTTTTACGGATTTTGCGCTGCCCAGCATGTCGATGGTAGCTTCTTTTAAATCAAGGCCTACTTCTTCGGAGATTACCGTACCGCCGGTCAGGATTGCGATATCCTGCAGCATCGCTTTTCTTCTGTCGCCATAGCCCGGTGCCTTTACGCCTACAACGGTCAGGGTGCCCCGGAGTCTGTTGACAATCAGAGTGGTCAGTGCTTCGCCTTCAATATCCTCCGCAATGATCAGGAGTTTCTTGCCGGCCTGGACAATCTGC
This genomic window contains:
- a CDS encoding adenylosuccinate synthase, which produces MVKAVVGANWGDEGKGKITDMLAEKADIIIRFQGGANAGHTIVNEYGKFALHTLPSGCFYSHTTSIIGNGVALDIEKLIGELDDIVSRGVPKPRILVSDRAQVVMPYHVLFDQYEEERLGGKSFGSTKSGIAPFYSDKYAKIGFQVCELFDDDLIREKAQTVCDRKNVLLEHLYHKPLLTVDGIVETCKKYREMIAPYVCDVSSYLAQARKEGKEILLEGQLGTMKDPDHGIYPMVTSSSTLAAYGAIGAGIPPYEIKQIITVCKAYSSAVGGGDFVSEIFGDEAEELRRRGGDGGEYGATTGRPRRMGWFDCVASKYGCRLQGATDVAFTVLDVLGYLDEIPVCVAYEIDGEETTEFPNTPRLNRAKPVYKKLPGWKCDITGIRKYEDLPENCRNYIEFIEEQIGFPITMVSNGPGREDIIYRNK
- a CDS encoding PaaI family thioesterase; protein product: MNFDKLMKERVENNAFIRLVGMKLTKASEGYARGELELDPSRHGNPIGSTHGGVLFSMCDTIAGTAATTRGYRVTTLSGTINYLNPAMNCRKLIGEAREIKSGKKTGVYEVVLTNENDKIIAFATFTFFHLSVLEDKELLAE
- a CDS encoding DegV family protein, encoding MSKIAILTDSNSGITQAEAGRLGVTVMPMPFFINGELFLEDITLTQEQFYERLTEGADIHTSAPSPADFTDTWDKLLETHDEVICIPMSSGLSSTCSTATMLAQDYDGKVFVVDNQRISVTQRQSVLDALMLAKAGKSGQEIYDALMENKMESSIYIMLDTLQYLKKGGRITPAAAALGTLLRLKPVLQIQGEKLDAFAKARTVKQAKSIMIRQIQDDCRDRFGSADGTGIHISMSYTHDLDAALKFKEEVQQVFPNHEIVMQPLSLSISCHIGPGSLAVTATKAIPLDSRTQKKLDKADKKETEEKEKAAKRVERAEKRVEKAAENMKKAEEEMKAAREAAGQK
- the groL gene encoding chaperonin GroEL (60 kDa chaperone family; promotes refolding of misfolded polypeptides especially under stressful conditions; forms two stacked rings of heptamers to form a barrel-shaped 14mer; ends can be capped by GroES; misfolded proteins enter the barrel where they are refolded when GroES binds), which codes for MAKELKYGAEARAALQAGVDKLADTVRVTLGPKGRNVVLDKPYGTPVITNDGVTIAKDIELEDNFENMGAQLVKEASTKTNDAAGDGTTTATVLAQAMIKEGMKNLEAGANPIVMRRGMKKATEVAVKAIKEMSQHVNGKDHIAKVASISAGDQNVGNMVADAMEQVTNDGVITIEESKTMQTELDLVKGMQFDRGYISAYMATDMDKMEANLEDPYILITDKKISNIQDLLPLLEQIVQAGKKLLIIAEDIEGEALTTLIVNRLRGTLTVVGVKAPGYGDRRKAMLQDIAILTGGTVISEEVGLDLKEATIDMLGSAKSVKVKKEETVIVDGAGDKDAIQARIAQIRGELEETTSDFDKEKLQERLAKLAGGVAVIRVGAATEAEMKESKYRMEDALAATRAAVEEGIIAGGGSAYIHASKKVAELVDTLEGDEKTGAKVVCKALEAPLYYIAANAGLEGAVIINKVKESKPGIGFDAAAEEYVDMIEAGILDPVKVTRTALQNATSVASTLLTTESVVANIPEPAPAMPAGGAGAGGMGMM